Genomic DNA from Triticum dicoccoides isolate Atlit2015 ecotype Zavitan chromosome 4B, WEW_v2.0, whole genome shotgun sequence:
CTGCAGGTTAGAATAATGCTGAGCAAGAAGGATAGTAGGGGATATGCTTTTGTTACTTTCAGAACTAATGACCTGGCTTTGAAGGCCATCGAGAAATTGAACAAGGCAACTTTCAAGGTTTGTTTCTGTTGATCATTAAAGTTGACTCATGTTCTCATGTCAATGAATCTTACTATACCCCTATTTATGCACTCAAGTCTTTGTGTTCATCTGTAATCGTGTGCCTGCAATGCACATTAATattaggcaatatattaattgcatTGCATACtaatattctactccctccgtcccataatataagagtgtttttgacacgtgtcaaaaacgctcttatattatgggacagagggagtatttgataAGATCTTAATTGCACGTCAACATTAGCTAAGATATAATTATTTGATAGCGCTAGCATGGATATCGGGCATGCTATTAATTAGGAGAGGATTGTGTGAGGAAAGTGATCTGGGCTGGACGTGCGTGGGGCTGTGGCAGAACATTGAATCTTGGCCATTCGATTGGGTGGCAGACCACCAGAGTAATACAGACTGCTAGATTTAGTTAAGTATAAATTAGATCAGAGGGTGGTGGATCTCTTGTGTACACTAATATTGGTGGGTTTAAAAAAGTTGCAATTGATGTTTTTATAAGTAGTAGAGATGGATATTGGCATAGTACATTGCAAGCTTAAACAATTACACGCTTATCTTATGTACTCCATGCCTCCCCTGATAGCCAGGTGTGAATACAGTCTTGTTAAAAAGAATGAAAAACTCTTTAACTTCTGTACTCCAGAGTACAAGCTCTTGTACACTTGAAAACTAAGTGTATTGTTTTGTTAAAAAGTAAGTTTAAAGTGCGATACCTTGCTGTTGATTGCAATTTTTTATTCATTTTAAATTACAGTGTTGTCGATGACTAACCATGATTATACTGATATTTTAAGACTCCATATAGTGTGGCGCATACATATCGGTTCCAGTTGCACCTGAAAGCCTTTTCATTTTGAATTATTATGCTAACTTAACTTTGTCATGTGCTTCTCATAACAGGGAAAGAAGCTAAGAGTTTCTTCCTCCCAGGCTAAGAACAAGCTATTTGTTGGAAATATACCTCACAGTTGGTCATTCGATGATTTTAAAAAAGCAGTGGAAGAAGTTGGTCCTGGAGTATTAAAAGTTGATCTGATTAAGGTAAAGATTTTGATAATCATAACTTGAATAGTTCCACAACTATACCGTGCACCCCCACAAATCTGCTTTTTACCCTTATAAAAGATATTCTGTTTTTATAGGATCCACGTACAGATCGCAATCGGGGTTATGGTTTCGTTGAATACTATAATAATGCATGCGCTGAGTATTCAAGGCAGAAGATGACTGCACCAAATTTCAAACTAGATACAAATGCTCCTACTGTCAGCTGGGCAGATCCTAAGAATGGCGATTCTGCCTCTACAGGCTCTACTTCACAGGTTCCTGAAACATCTGACGGACAAATGATACCCTTTTTTTCTTGTTAAATTGTCATTGATATCTTATATGAACTTCCAATTTCGTGGTTCTAGGTCAAATCTGTATATGTCAAAAACCTGCCCAAGAATGTTACTCAAGGGCAGCTGAAAAAGCTGTTTGAGCGCCATGGTGAAATCATAAAAATTGTTCTCCCCCCTTCAAAAGATGGTCATGATAATAGGTATGGTTTTGTTCACTTTAAAGACCGCCACATGGCCATGAAGGCTGTGAAGAGCACAGAGAAATATGAGCTTGACGGTGAGCTTTCTTCTTGTGTTGGAATGCTGTAATAAATATTTTCTTCTATGTCTTGTTTGTTATGTTTGGTGCATTTAAGGTAATAAATATTTCTTTAACAGGTCAGCTCCTGGACTGCTCACTCGCAAAACCTCCTGCTGATAAAAAAGACGATACAGTATCATTGCCTACTGCCAAAGGAGGTCCGTTGCTGCATGCTCCGCTTGGATATGGTATGCCACGGCCAGATCCTTATGGTGCGCCTCCTGCTTATAGTGCCCCTCCTGCTTATGGTGCACCTCCTGCTTATGGTGGACAGGTATATCACATCTCCTGATGCCTGCTTCATGTGGTAAATTggtaatacatacatacatacatacaaggaAGGGTAAAACTTGCTAAATGTCATGTGTTGGAACTTTTGCAGCCTCTGCTCTATGCTCCAGGAGCTCCTCCAGGTGCAGCAATGGTTCCAATGCTTCTACCTGATGGCCGTCTTGTATATGTTGTGTAAGTACCGCCATCTATTTTCCTGAAAACCCGATAAGATACTCTTATTAGCTGCTGTTGGGAGTAGATGACTCCCTATTGCATCAGACTGCTGTTATTAAGGTGCTCTCCTGTTTGTACATACATGCATTCTTTACATTTAACTATCCAGTACACATTAAACGTAGTAACAAAGATATGCAGGGGATAGCACAGAATATACCTCTTTCTTGGCACACGATGGGTAGAGAAAATTCCGTTTGCCTAGCTATGGCCTCTTTCCATTTTACAGCACACGGAGACTTGGTCATTTTCGGTTGAATGGTGCTGATGGATGTCGTTTTAAATCTGCTATCGTGAGTGATGTGAGCGTTGTGTTTGATATGTTTCCAATGCTGAACACATATTCCATTCCTCTTTGGCAGGCAACAGCCTGGAGCGCAGCAACATTTCGCTTCCCCTCCGCCCCAGGTGCGGCAACATCAGCATTTCACGTCTCCTCCGCCACAGGCACGGCAAATTGGAGGCAGTGGTGGCAGCggtggcggtggaggcagtggtggATCGAGTAGGTCCGGTTCCGGTACAAAGCGCCCAAGGGGAGATGACAACAACAGCAGCAGTCGCAACCGACAACGCCGGTATTGATCGCAGGAGGTGTATGGTGGTGCTTCGGTTCTAGCGCCAGCAAATTGTGTAATAAGTACTGTCGGATTTTCCTACAAACCTGCTTAACCCGGTGAACTGTGAAACCCGCATCACTATTCGTTCGGAACTGTGTTAGGTCACCTCGAGGTAGTTTTGGTTTGTCTAGGCGTAATTTCTTGTAATGTGGATCAagtttagaaatggcaagaacagcaTCGGTGTCTGATGTCTAGTAGTATCCATAGGCTGCAGTGCCAAGAAGAACCCAGAGCTGATCGCAGAATAACAGCAACTTCGGCTCGGAGAATCCAAGATCGGCAGCCCTCAATTGGGATGAGCTTGAGCTGGACCAGGTAGACCTTACTGACATGGAGGGTGACTTCTCATTCGAGGAGATTAAGCGGGCGATTGATGACATCCCTGCCGAAAAAGCGCCAGGACCTGATGGTTTTTCAGGCGGTTTCTTCAAATCGTGTTGGGATACAATCAAAGCCGACCTTTTCGAGGCGCTGAACCAGCTCTATCACATGGACAGCCGGGGCTTGAATCGCATAAACAGCTGACTCGCTCAAAGACTTCCTACCAATCTCGCTATTGCACAGCCTCATCAAGATCTTCACCAAATTCTTGCCACCAGATTAGCCCCTAAACTAGCTAACCTAGTTGACCATTGTCAAAGTGCTTTCATAAAAAAACGGAGCATACAGGAGAACTTCCTGTACATACAAAGCACGATCAGAAAGCTACACAAAGCGAAGCAGCCTACAATTCTGCTTAAGTTGGATATAGCGAAGGCCTTCGACTCGCTCTCCTGGCCCTACATCCTGGACATGCTCGAGGCGTGGGGCTTTGGCGCGCGTTGGCGCGAGTGGATTGCCATGTTGCTCCGGACATCCACGTCACGGGTGATTTTAAACGGGCAACTCACTGACGCCATACAACACCGACAAGGGCTAAGGCAAGGCGATTCGCTCTTCCCGTTCCTGTTCATCCTGGCAATGGACCCGCTACAAAAGATGCTGAGCCTTGCAACGGCGCGTGGCCTGCTCACCAAGCTGCCTGGTCGATCTCCTGTAATGCGCTGCTCCTTCTATGCGGATGATGTCGCCATGATCATGAACCCCAACGTAAATGACGCCCGAATGATCCACTTGCTTCTTCAATGCTTCGGCCAAGTGTCAGGTCTCAAAGTGAATGCGGACAAGAGCATGGCCTTGCCAATTAGATGTGCAGCAGTTAATCTAGCACTTGTCCTGGCACCCTTTCGCATCCCATGCAAGTCCTTCCCGGTAACCTACCTGGGAATGCCACTTTCCCTAAGAAATCTCACAAAGGCAGACTTCGATCCGTTCCTGACAAAATTTGGAAACGAAACCGCTACATGGAAGGGTGGGCTGATGGCCAAGAGTGGACGCCTCGTCCTTCTAAAATCTGGACTTACCACTTTGGCCATATACATGATGACGGTGCACAAACTGCCTGCTTGGGTCCTAAAGCGTCTCATACAATTATGTCGCTCCTGGTTGTGGAGCGGGGAGGGCACGTGCAGCAACGGCAAATGCCGAGTGGGATGGAGTCAAATTTGTCGTCCCAAAAACCTTGGCGGTCTAGGGGTTTTGGACCTACGGAAATTTGGTACTGCGCTCCGACTTAGATGGTTGTGGATGGCCTGGCAGGATCCGCCGCGACCTTGGGCACGGTCACTACTGCCGTGTGACGAAAAAGAATGCATGTTGTTTGCAATGGCAACCGAGATCAAACTCGGTAACGGGTGGAAGGCCCGCTTCTGGCAAGACCGTTGGTTACACGGGCAGTGCCCAAAAATCCTAGCACCGGCACTATTTGCAGCATCGGCAAGGAAAAACAGAACGGTGCATGACGCGCTCACGGGGCAGACATGGCTCAGCGACCTTGCACATGGGCTGACCGAAGATATGTTGCAGGAGCTTTATAACTTGGCAGGAAAATTGGACGAGGTTGTGCTTCTGGCTGACCAACCAGATGAGATTGCATGGAGGTTCACCTCAAACCATGAGTATTCAGCTAGGTCCGCCTATCTGCTTCAATTCGAAGGATCGGTGACACCGGAGGGACACAACCTAATTTGGAAAGGATGGGCCCCAGGTAAATGTCGTTTCTTCCTATGGACGGCCGTGTTAGGCAAAATATTAACCGCGGATGCGCTACTGCGTCGGGATGGGAGAACAACTATTTTTGCCCTCTCTGCGAAAGGAATCTTGAAACCCCAACACACCTGCTACTGGAGTGTCCCTGGTCCAGATATGCCTGGGAGAAGATCGCCCAACTCACACACACACCGGCGCTACTACCGGCATCATGGGATGGTTTGGTCTCCATCAAAGCATGGCTGGTAGCATGCCATGGCAAGGCACGAGAAGACAGGAAGAAAGGGACCCTGTCCATCATACAACTTATGGCATGGGAGATATGGCGCGAAAGGAATAGACATATTTTTTAGCAAGAATACTTGGGCAGGGAGCGCTTCATAGAGAAAGCAAGAGAGGAGATACGGCTCTGGAACATGGCAGGAGCGGGCATTCCTTTTGACCCGGGGCTGATTTCTTTCTTCCTGTTAAACCATGTTTCTTTCTTCTTTGCCTTTGCTTTCGGCTTTTGGTC
This window encodes:
- the LOC119295617 gene encoding heterogeneous nuclear ribonucleoprotein Q-like, with amino-acid sequence MPRRTEDAEPKECLEFDDNEEEEVEEEEIEYEEIEEEVEEEVVEEEEEEEEEVEEVEEEEDPEEREVLDEIDASHDSDSKSEVVPLPQQDGAKDGSDKEKHAELLALPPHGSEVYFGGISSDASSDDLKKLCEPVGEVVEVRIMLSKKDSRGYAFVTFRTNDLALKAIEKLNKATFKGKKLRVSSSQAKNKLFVGNIPHSWSFDDFKKAVEEVGPGVLKVDLIKDPRTDRNRGYGFVEYYNNACAEYSRQKMTAPNFKLDTNAPTVSWADPKNGDSASTGSTSQVKSVYVKNLPKNVTQGQLKKLFERHGEIIKIVLPPSKDGHDNRYGFVHFKDRHMAMKAVKSTEKYELDGQLLDCSLAKPPADKKDDTVSLPTAKGGPLLHAPLGYGMPRPDPYGAPPAYSAPPAYGAPPAYGGQPLLYAPGAPPGAAMVPMLLPDGRLVYVVQQPGAQQHFASPPPQVRQHQHFTSPPPQARQIGGSGGSGGGGGSGGSSRSGSGTKRPRGDDNNSSSRNRQRRY